Within Deinococcus actinosclerus, the genomic segment GACGCCCATCGAGGACACGCTGGGCACCCTGAACGAACTGGTGGAGGAGGGCCTGGTGCGGGCCATCGGCGTGAGCAACATGCCCGCCGCCGACGTGCGCGCCGCCGACGCCCTGGCCGCGCGGCACGGCTGGGCGCGCTTCACGTCCTGCCAGGACGAACACAGCCTGCTCGTGCGGGACGTGGAGGCTGACCTGATCCCCGCCACGCGCGACCTGCACCTGGGCCTGCTGCCGTACTTTCCCCTGGCCAGCGGCCTCCTGACCGGCAAGTACCGCGCCGGGGCCGACCTGCCCGAGGGCGCACGCATCACCGGCAGCAGGGGCGCCCAGGACCGCTACCTGACCGAACGCAACTGGGCGGTCGTGGAGGACCTGCGCGCCTTCGCGCAAGGGCGGGGCCACACCCTGCTGGACCTCGCCTTCAGCTGGCTGCTGTCCTTCGACGTGACGAGCAGCGTGATCGCCGGGGCCACGAAACCCGAGCAGATCGACGCGAACGTGGGCGCGGCCAGCTGGACCCTCACGCCCGAGGAGCTGGCCGAGGTGGACCGCATCACGACCCGCTGAGGCGCGCCGCGCCTGTCCTTGCGCCCCGCGCGTACCATGCGGGGCGTGAAGTTGCCGATCGAGGAGGTCACGGGGGAGGTGCGCGCGGCGCTCGCGGCGCATCCCCTGGTGGTCGTGCAGGCCCCGCCGGGCGCGGGCAAGAGTACGGGGT encodes:
- a CDS encoding aldo/keto reductase — translated: MQTRTLGHSGLTVSVVGLGCNNFGGRLDQAGTTAVVRRALDAGITLFDTADIYGNRGGSEELLGRALGAERANIVLASKFGMDMGDGRQGARPAYIREALHASLRRLGTDHLDLYQLHTPDPQTPIEDTLGTLNELVEEGLVRAIGVSNMPAADVRAADALAARHGWARFTSCQDEHSLLVRDVEADLIPATRDLHLGLLPYFPLASGLLTGKYRAGADLPEGARITGSRGAQDRYLTERNWAVVEDLRAFAQGRGHTLLDLAFSWLLSFDVTSSVIAGATKPEQIDANVGAASWTLTPEELAEVDRITTR